A single window of Synechococcus sp. C9 DNA harbors:
- a CDS encoding cation-translocating P-type ATPase encodes MTTTTRLPATQHIVLDVEGMKCGGCVRAIEKHLQSYPGVLAVTVNLATRQAQVVADVTQVIPEKLAQFLTQKGFPSQPHHLWDSPGFSANRSGWQLALAMGLLLISGLGHLPWGHHHWPWLHHPLTEWLLATVTLLVPGRGMLISGWQSWRNGAPTMYTLVGLGVSVAYIGSTVAWLLPGLGWDRFFVEVVMVVALMLVGQTLELRARARAGRALQGLVALQPPLARWLSPQGVWEMVPLNQVQVGQQVRVEAGETFPVDGVVQEGMTLVDQATLTGESLPVTRIPGDPVYSGTVNVGDAVNVEVTATGGATRLGQIIQLVLAAQARKAPVQGIADRVAGWFTYAVMGIAGLTLLFWGVVAPWWWSDLAHPWLVAVHRVTAVLVVACPCALGLATPMGILVGLTRGAQRGLLIRGGDILERVAGIDCLVFDKTGTLTQGQPRVEQVKLLTPHPLVSNEAELWQLAAQLEWGSTHPLAVGIRTGAPSVNRTWQITALQPQPGVGVTAEVAGYPVSLGRWTQERELPLALAPGQTLVALQVAGEPVGVILLRDQVRPEAAEVVQALQAQGMQVRVLSGDRPEVVQYLAQTLGLGSDQVKGGLFPADKVDWVNQWQAQGLRVAVVGDGSNDAPALMAAQVGIAMAQGTQVALESAGIVLIHNDLRDVLAALTLSQRTLAKIYQNLAWAFLYNAVAIPLAAGVFLPWGWALTPTWAAALMAGSSLGVILNSLTLRPPAPYPQGTTRLAQGVLPDGEPVEIGLNWQTDPLLSLSFGKGRAMTGTCLTLADVTRPEWQDVVTACNAQWLLDLAQRQTQQGRPLTRTELYQAAQHRRWSWRRHQRN; translated from the coding sequence ATGACCACCACTACGAGGCTTCCGGCAACCCAGCACATTGTCCTCGATGTCGAGGGGATGAAATGCGGCGGCTGTGTGCGTGCCATTGAGAAGCATCTCCAGTCCTATCCAGGAGTGCTGGCGGTGACGGTGAATTTGGCGACCCGGCAAGCCCAGGTGGTTGCCGATGTCACCCAGGTTATCCCAGAAAAATTGGCTCAATTTCTCACCCAAAAGGGGTTTCCCAGTCAACCCCATCACCTGTGGGACAGCCCTGGGTTTTCTGCCAATCGGTCGGGCTGGCAGTTGGCGCTGGCGATGGGATTGTTGTTGATTTCGGGGCTAGGGCATCTCCCCTGGGGGCATCACCATTGGCCGTGGTTGCATCACCCGCTGACGGAATGGCTGTTGGCGACGGTGACCCTGTTGGTGCCGGGGCGGGGAATGTTGATTTCTGGGTGGCAAAGTTGGCGGAATGGGGCACCGACCATGTACACCCTGGTGGGGTTGGGGGTCTCGGTGGCGTACATTGGCAGTACAGTGGCGTGGCTGTTGCCAGGGTTGGGGTGGGATCGGTTTTTTGTAGAGGTGGTGATGGTAGTTGCCCTGATGTTGGTGGGGCAGACGTTGGAACTGCGGGCACGGGCACGGGCGGGACGGGCATTACAGGGGTTGGTGGCGCTGCAACCGCCGCTGGCACGCTGGCTGTCGCCCCAGGGGGTGTGGGAAATGGTGCCGCTGAACCAGGTGCAGGTGGGGCAACAGGTGCGGGTGGAAGCAGGGGAAACGTTTCCGGTGGATGGGGTCGTTCAGGAGGGGATGACCCTGGTGGATCAGGCGACATTGACGGGGGAATCCCTGCCGGTGACCCGCATACCTGGAGACCCGGTGTACAGCGGTACGGTGAATGTGGGCGATGCGGTGAACGTTGAGGTCACGGCAACCGGGGGGGCGACCCGTTTGGGGCAGATTATCCAGCTTGTCCTGGCGGCACAAGCCCGCAAAGCACCAGTGCAGGGGATCGCTGACCGGGTGGCGGGGTGGTTTACCTATGCGGTGATGGGGATCGCCGGGCTGACCTTGCTGTTTTGGGGGGTGGTGGCACCCTGGTGGTGGTCGGATTTGGCACACCCTTGGCTGGTGGCGGTGCATCGGGTGACGGCGGTGCTGGTGGTGGCTTGCCCCTGTGCATTGGGTTTGGCAACGCCGATGGGGATTTTGGTGGGGTTGACCCGGGGGGCGCAACGGGGGCTGTTGATCCGGGGTGGCGATATTTTGGAGCGGGTGGCGGGGATTGATTGCCTGGTGTTTGACAAAACGGGTACGTTGACCCAAGGACAACCCCGGGTGGAGCAGGTGAAATTACTGACTCCCCATCCGTTGGTGAGCAATGAAGCGGAACTCTGGCAGTTGGCGGCGCAGTTGGAATGGGGCAGTACCCATCCCTTGGCAGTGGGGATTCGCACCGGGGCACCGTCGGTTAACCGCACCTGGCAGATTACAGCCCTTCAGCCGCAACCGGGGGTGGGGGTGACCGCTGAGGTGGCGGGTTATCCGGTTTCCCTGGGACGTTGGACGCAGGAACGGGAATTACCCCTGGCACTGGCACCCGGTCAAACCCTGGTGGCATTGCAGGTAGCGGGTGAACCGGTGGGGGTGATCCTCCTGCGGGATCAGGTGCGCCCGGAAGCCGCTGAGGTGGTGCAGGCGTTGCAGGCACAGGGGATGCAGGTGCGGGTGTTGAGCGGGGACCGCCCGGAAGTGGTGCAATACCTGGCGCAAACCCTGGGGTTAGGGTCGGATCAGGTCAAAGGGGGACTCTTCCCGGCGGATAAGGTGGACTGGGTGAACCAATGGCAAGCGCAAGGTCTGCGGGTGGCGGTGGTGGGGGACGGCAGTAACGATGCCCCGGCGTTGATGGCGGCGCAGGTGGGCATTGCCATGGCGCAGGGTACCCAGGTGGCGTTGGAAAGTGCGGGCATTGTCCTCATTCACAACGACCTGCGGGATGTGCTGGCGGCTTTGACCTTGAGCCAACGCACCCTGGCGAAAATTTACCAAAATCTGGCTTGGGCGTTTTTGTACAATGCGGTTGCCATTCCCCTGGCGGCGGGGGTGTTTCTCCCCTGGGGTTGGGCATTGACCCCCACTTGGGCGGCGGCGTTGATGGCGGGCAGTTCCCTGGGGGTGATTCTCAATTCCCTCACCCTGCGTCCGCCTGCCCCCTATCCCCAAGGCACGACCCGGTTGGCACAAGGGGTATTGCCGGACGGGGAACCGGTGGAAATTGGCTTGAACTGGCAAACAGACCCATTGCTCAGTCTCAGTTTTGGTAAAGGACGAGCGATGACGGGCACCTGCTTAACTTTGGCAGATGTAACCCGACCGGAATGGCAGGATGTGGTGACCGCCTGTAATGCCCAATGGTTACTGGATTTAGCCCAGCGGCAAACCCAGCAGGGTCGTCCCCTTACCCGCACGGAACTTTACCAGGCGGCTCAGCACCGGCGTTGGTCGTGGCGACGCCACCAGCGAAACTGA
- a CDS encoding WD40 repeat domain-containing protein: protein MTLGSAPRIKCPRCGYDQNPASATHCEICNFPLKKRSPLPWILLALVAALAGAGGYWLFTRRPAQVATESVVSPPPPTPDIPHQTTPPVPNNAPGQLRATLAGHTGYINTVVFTPDGRYLFSASEDKTIRVWEVATGKALRTLVGHRQEVLGMAVTPDGRTLVSGGKDNLIKIWDVATGEERQTLRGHGYWVTSISIHPQGKTFASASYDRTVRLWDLSGKPLNTLKGHEDIVLYVTYSPDGQTLLSASVDRTIRIWQGGQLRHTLTGHTSDVNWLAFTPDGQAFVSVSRDATLKYWNLNTRQVVKTLTGHVGEIFTVAVHRNEKWVASAGRDQVIRLWDLTQGQEIAQLRGHTGWIYGITFSPDGRLLASGSVDKLVKLWSINP, encoded by the coding sequence ATGACCCTTGGGAGTGCCCCCCGGATCAAATGCCCCCGTTGTGGTTATGACCAGAACCCTGCCAGTGCGACCCATTGTGAAATTTGCAATTTTCCCCTCAAAAAACGCTCCCCCTTACCCTGGATACTGTTAGCTTTGGTAGCCGCATTAGCGGGAGCCGGGGGCTACTGGTTGTTCACCCGCCGTCCTGCCCAGGTTGCAACCGAGTCCGTTGTTTCCCCGCCGCCTCCAACGCCAGACATTCCCCACCAAACGACTCCCCCTGTCCCCAACAATGCACCGGGTCAACTGCGAGCCACCTTGGCGGGTCACACGGGCTACATCAATACGGTGGTTTTTACCCCGGATGGACGCTATTTGTTCAGTGCCAGCGAGGACAAGACGATCCGGGTTTGGGAGGTGGCGACGGGCAAAGCCTTGCGTACCCTGGTGGGGCATCGGCAGGAAGTGCTGGGGATGGCGGTCACCCCGGATGGGCGCACCCTGGTCAGCGGCGGCAAGGACAATCTCATCAAAATTTGGGATGTGGCGACGGGCGAGGAACGGCAAACCCTGCGGGGACATGGGTATTGGGTCACGTCCATTAGCATCCATCCCCAAGGCAAAACCTTTGCCAGTGCCAGCTACGACCGTACCGTGCGGCTGTGGGACCTCAGCGGCAAACCCCTGAATACCCTCAAGGGACATGAGGACATTGTACTCTACGTGACCTACAGCCCCGACGGTCAAACCCTGCTCAGTGCCAGCGTGGACCGTACCATTCGCATTTGGCAGGGGGGACAACTGCGCCACACCCTCACGGGTCATACCAGCGACGTGAACTGGTTAGCTTTTACCCCCGACGGTCAAGCCTTTGTCAGCGTCAGCCGGGATGCCACCCTCAAATACTGGAATCTCAACACCCGGCAAGTGGTGAAAACCCTCACCGGTCATGTGGGGGAAATCTTTACTGTCGCCGTACATCGTAATGAAAAATGGGTCGCCAGCGCTGGTCGGGATCAGGTCATTCGCCTCTGGGACTTGACCCAAGGGCAAGAAATCGCCCAACTGCGGGGGCACACGGGTTGGATTTATGGGATCACTTTCAGCCCCGATGGTCGCCTGCTTGCCAGTGGTAGTGTGGACAAACTGGTCAAGTTGTGGAGCATTAACCCCTAG
- a CDS encoding tetratricopeptide repeat protein — protein MTHPNPDLSPSRQKQSQRLQAVPLQAEGFYHQGLKKVEQGDLPRAIQFFTQALQCYPQYSPAYYQRGLAKLHSHDYQGAQADFDRALTLEPDHAMTYYHRGLTRYRLGNRQGAIGDYTQAIRLQPNLADAYYNRSIARRREGDFQGALADHAQALKLNPNYTHIHGTAQGVAHNSAGQFYQKGLAQAELKNWAAAIEAYNQCLRVKPDFAPAYLQRGLARQAAADVRGAIADYTRALLLDPNLTQVYYHRAEARAALGDQRGAMEDFNRVQPEPRRCPPLVTEPPVAAEQHFQAALTHMREGQTEQAIARLTEALRLFPQHGEAYFRRGWLRFYLGDNRGALEDYHQALQWLPKRADIYYQRGLTRYRLGDKQGAVQDYTQAIALQPDFADAYYNRSIAYRRMGYYTEAVKDHNQALRLNPNFAYVHGTALNPTSEDAQDFYEVGNGKAQRGDFQGAIRDYNQSLRLNPNFALAYYRRGLLRYELRDQRGAIGDIRRALELDPTLEIPVFMLPQG, from the coding sequence ATGACCCACCCCAACCCCGACCTTTCCCCGTCACGGCAGAAGCAGTCGCAGCGATTGCAGGCGGTGCCACTCCAGGCGGAAGGTTTTTACCACCAGGGGTTAAAGAAGGTGGAGCAGGGGGATTTGCCCAGGGCGATCCAGTTTTTTACCCAGGCGTTGCAATGCTATCCGCAGTACAGCCCAGCCTATTACCAGCGGGGACTGGCAAAGTTGCATTCCCATGATTACCAGGGCGCTCAGGCGGATTTCGACCGGGCACTGACCCTGGAGCCGGATCATGCCATGACCTACTACCACCGGGGGTTGACCCGCTATCGGTTGGGTAATCGCCAGGGGGCGATTGGGGATTATACGCAAGCGATTCGTCTGCAACCGAATTTGGCAGATGCCTATTACAACCGCAGTATTGCCCGTCGTCGGGAAGGGGATTTTCAGGGGGCGTTGGCTGACCATGCCCAGGCGTTGAAACTGAATCCCAACTACACCCACATTCACGGGACGGCGCAGGGTGTGGCGCACAACAGTGCGGGGCAATTTTATCAAAAGGGGTTGGCGCAGGCGGAGCTAAAAAATTGGGCGGCGGCGATTGAGGCGTACAATCAATGTCTGCGGGTGAAGCCGGATTTTGCCCCAGCCTATTTGCAGCGGGGGTTGGCACGGCAGGCGGCGGCGGATGTGCGGGGGGCGATTGCGGATTACACCCGGGCGTTACTGCTTGACCCGAACCTGACCCAGGTGTATTACCATCGGGCGGAGGCACGGGCGGCGTTGGGAGATCAGCGGGGGGCGATGGAGGATTTTAACCGGGTACAGCCGGAACCCCGCCGTTGTCCACCCCTGGTCACGGAACCCCCCGTAGCGGCAGAGCAACATTTCCAGGCGGCTTTAACCCATATGCGGGAGGGACAAACGGAGCAGGCGATTGCCCGGCTCACCGAGGCGTTGCGGCTTTTTCCCCAGCACGGGGAAGCCTATTTCCGGCGGGGATGGTTGCGGTTTTATCTGGGGGACAATCGGGGGGCGTTGGAGGATTACCACCAGGCATTGCAGTGGTTGCCCAAGCGGGCGGATATTTACTACCAACGGGGCTTGACCCGCTATCGGTTGGGGGATAAGCAGGGGGCGGTGCAGGACTACACCCAGGCGATTGCCCTGCAACCGGATTTTGCCGATGCCTATTACAATCGCAGTATTGCGTACCGGCGTATGGGGTACTATACCGAGGCGGTGAAAGACCATAACCAAGCCCTGCGTTTGAATCCCAATTTTGCCTATGTGCATGGCACGGCGCTGAATCCCACGAGCGAGGATGCCCAGGATTTTTATGAGGTGGGCAATGGCAAGGCACAGCGGGGGGATTTTCAGGGGGCGATTCGGGACTACAACCAAAGTCTGCGGTTGAACCCCAATTTTGCTTTAGCGTATTACCGGCGGGGTTTACTGCGCTACGAATTGCGGGATCAGCGGGGGGCGATTGGGGATATTCGCCGGGCGTTGGAACTTGATCCCACGCTAGAAATTCCCGTGTTTATGTTGCCCCAGGGGTAG
- a CDS encoding phosphoribosyltransferase family protein yields MPQDYHLSWEQYHQKIEQLAQTIHDSGWEFDQILAIARGGLRVGDICSRMFQKPLAILIAQSYTGQQQGSLHIAPHITMTQRHLSARLLVVDDLVDSGKTLAAIVSRLFQEHPQIIELKTAVIWVKGHAQFQPDYYVECLPHNPWIHQPFEPYDHWQFPPTPGAT; encoded by the coding sequence TTGCCCCAGGATTACCACCTGAGTTGGGAACAGTATCACCAAAAAATTGAACAACTCGCCCAAACCATTCACGATTCTGGGTGGGAATTTGACCAAATTTTAGCGATTGCCCGGGGTGGCTTGCGGGTAGGGGATATATGTTCACGAATGTTTCAAAAACCGCTGGCGATTCTCATTGCCCAATCCTACACCGGTCAACAGCAAGGTTCCCTACACATTGCCCCCCACATTACCATGACCCAAAGGCATCTCAGCGCCCGGCTTTTGGTGGTGGATGATTTAGTAGATTCAGGTAAAACGTTAGCGGCAATTGTGTCCCGTTTATTCCAGGAACATCCCCAGATTATAGAGCTAAAAACGGCGGTGATTTGGGTGAAAGGACACGCCCAATTTCAACCCGATTACTATGTGGAATGTCTCCCCCATAACCCCTGGATTCATCAGCCCTTTGAACCCTATGACCACTGGCAATTTCCCCCTACCCCTGGGGCAACATAA
- the mscL gene encoding large conductance mechanosensitive channel protein MscL, translating to MVRRRPRPRLGQFWQEFRNFAFKGNVVDLAVAVIIGGAFGKIITSFVEDVVMPLVNPLIPGGDWRLLTIGPGVKIGNFLGAIVDFLIVALVLFLLIRFILTRPAPEPDTPTEPTTEERLALAIERLNAHLDHSSMR from the coding sequence ATGGTAAGAAGACGGCCTCGCCCGAGACTGGGGCAATTTTGGCAAGAATTCCGCAATTTTGCCTTCAAAGGTAATGTGGTAGATTTGGCTGTAGCCGTGATTATTGGTGGTGCTTTTGGTAAGATTATCACTTCCTTCGTGGAAGATGTGGTGATGCCTTTGGTGAACCCGCTGATCCCTGGGGGCGACTGGCGGCTGTTAACCATTGGCCCAGGGGTGAAAATCGGCAACTTTTTGGGAGCAATTGTGGATTTCCTGATCGTGGCCCTGGTGTTATTTCTGTTGATTCGGTTCATCCTCACCCGCCCAGCCCCAGAGCCAGATACCCCTACCGAACCCACGACCGAGGAGCGATTGGCGCTGGCTATTGAACGGTTAAATGCGCATTTAGACCACTCATCCATGCGCTAG
- a CDS encoding CsgG/HfaB family protein, whose translation MNTGMRGLLVGMVVAGCVSVALPSIVVAQGVGLEQIQVQTKKRLAVLDFDFASTGLTGLGLTGTVGPAKGVSDLLTNRLVQNGTFIMVERSRINQILAEQNLGASGRIEPATAAQIGRLLGADAVIIGTITQFNLEQSQSGVNVGFFGISTSSQKQKADVKLNARIVNTSTGEILAVAEGAGTADKGTGGATVYGIGGGSTTDARDQLLSAAAEQAVAQLADGLVQQSAVLAALPPLLPDVIAIVADVAPGRVILNKGAKDGLKPGMVMSVERVVREIKDPQTGKVLRKDTQPVGRVQLTEVDGVSAVGRILSGQGLKVGDAAKPVE comes from the coding sequence ATGAATACTGGGATGAGGGGCTTGCTGGTGGGGATGGTCGTGGCGGGTTGCGTATCGGTGGCTCTGCCGTCCATCGTGGTGGCGCAGGGGGTGGGGTTAGAGCAAATCCAAGTGCAAACCAAGAAACGCTTGGCAGTGTTAGATTTTGATTTTGCCAGCACTGGCTTAACGGGGTTAGGGCTAACCGGAACCGTTGGCCCGGCGAAGGGCGTTAGCGACCTCTTGACCAATCGGTTGGTGCAAAATGGTACATTTATCATGGTGGAGCGCAGTCGGATTAATCAAATTTTGGCGGAACAAAACCTGGGGGCAAGTGGACGGATTGAACCCGCAACCGCCGCTCAAATTGGCCGTTTACTGGGAGCCGATGCGGTGATTATTGGCACCATTACCCAGTTCAATCTTGAACAATCCCAATCTGGGGTAAATGTGGGTTTCTTTGGCATTTCCACTAGCAGTCAAAAACAGAAAGCGGATGTGAAACTCAACGCCCGAATCGTCAACACCAGCACCGGGGAGATTTTGGCGGTGGCGGAGGGAGCGGGTACGGCGGATAAAGGCACCGGTGGGGCTACGGTTTACGGCATTGGTGGGGGGAGTACAACCGATGCCCGGGATCAATTGCTGAGTGCCGCCGCGGAACAGGCCGTTGCCCAACTCGCCGATGGGCTGGTACAGCAATCTGCCGTTTTGGCCGCTTTGCCCCCCCTCCTGCCCGATGTGATTGCGATTGTGGCGGATGTCGCCCCCGGGCGGGTCATTTTGAATAAGGGAGCCAAAGATGGACTCAAACCCGGCATGGTGATGTCGGTGGAGCGGGTCGTCCGAGAAATCAAGGACCCCCAAACCGGCAAAGTCCTGCGGAAGGATACCCAGCCGGTGGGACGGGTACAGTTGACGGAAGTGGATGGAGTTTCGGCGGTGGGGCGGATTTTGAGTGGGCAAGGGTTGAAGGTCGGGGATGCGGCCAAACCGGTTGAGTAG
- a CDS encoding Uma2 family endonuclease — protein sequence MNPANQTLRWTMRDVEALPDNEWIRYEIIDGELYVTRAPHHRHQYTVGRIFALLDAWSRQTGLGEPSILPGLIFSDSDYVAPDVAWLSYGRLRHLQDEVGHFRGAPELVVEVLSPGKANEDRDRLAKLKLYSRQGVQEYWIVDPVLQQVELYRREQAQLVRFATLLPTDELTSPVLPGFRCTVAEVFTSRAESYNTGS from the coding sequence ATGAATCCAGCCAATCAGACGCTCCGGTGGACGATGCGGGATGTGGAAGCCCTGCCCGATAACGAGTGGATTCGCTACGAAATTATTGATGGAGAACTGTACGTGACCCGTGCCCCCCACCATCGCCACCAATATACGGTCGGGCGGATTTTTGCTCTGCTGGATGCCTGGTCTCGCCAAACCGGATTGGGGGAGCCTTCCATCCTGCCAGGGTTGATTTTTTCCGACTCGGATTATGTGGCACCGGATGTGGCGTGGTTGAGCTACGGGCGGTTGCGGCATCTCCAGGATGAGGTCGGGCATTTTCGGGGTGCGCCGGAATTGGTGGTGGAGGTGCTGTCCCCCGGCAAAGCCAATGAGGATCGGGATCGCCTGGCGAAATTGAAGCTCTATTCCCGGCAGGGGGTGCAGGAATACTGGATCGTTGACCCGGTGCTCCAGCAGGTGGAATTGTACCGACGGGAACAGGCGCAGTTGGTGCGCTTTGCCACGCTCTTGCCAACGGATGAACTCACTTCGCCGGTATTGCCGGGGTTTCGCTGTACCGTCGCCGAGGTGTTTACCAGCCGGGCAGAGTCGTATAATACGGGCAGTTGA
- a CDS encoding pentapeptide repeat-containing protein, producing the protein MVWWGRCLALGLALWFFFLSPVGAEDYNKRSLIGMNFAGQDLTDSSFVKAVLRQANFQGADLRGVSFFGANLDGANLAGANLAGATLDTALMTRTNLQNAILTGAYAYLTNFKGADITGADFTDVGLRRDAQMLLCERASGVNPVTGVATRESLGCPP; encoded by the coding sequence ATGGTTTGGTGGGGACGTTGCTTGGCGTTGGGGCTGGCACTGTGGTTCTTCTTTCTGAGTCCGGTGGGGGCGGAAGATTACAACAAACGTTCCTTGATTGGCATGAATTTTGCGGGGCAGGATTTGACCGATTCCAGTTTTGTGAAAGCTGTCCTGCGGCAGGCAAATTTCCAGGGGGCGGACTTGCGGGGGGTGAGTTTTTTTGGGGCGAACCTGGATGGTGCCAATTTAGCCGGGGCAAATCTGGCAGGAGCGACTCTGGATACGGCTTTGATGACCCGCACGAACTTGCAAAATGCGATTTTGACCGGAGCCTACGCCTACCTGACCAATTTCAAGGGGGCAGACATTACCGGGGCGGATTTTACGGATGTGGGTCTGCGACGGGATGCCCAAATGCTCTTGTGTGAGCGGGCTAGTGGGGTGAATCCAGTCACCGGCGTAGCCACCCGGGAGAGTTTGGGATGCCCTCCTTGA
- the pstC gene encoding phosphate ABC transporter permease subunit PstC, with translation MTQVWERLFLGLTAVCALGTGGLLLAIVGVLFVQATPAIRAFGGNFLLGQVWNPVQGQYGILPQVWGTVLTAGLSLSLAVPLGVGVAIGLTESWAHISPVWQAAAAAAVEVLAAIPSVVYGLWGIFILIPALRTAQKLLPQVFGGSTIGPSVGVATLVLAVMILPTVAAVARSSLAQVPQEYRWAAMAVGATRWETLLGILLPAARAGIGAGILLALARALGETMAVTMLIGNANRVSTSLWQAGSTIPSLLANQFAEAQGMQVAALMYAALVLLGVTVVVQLVARMGTGFFADSHQ, from the coding sequence ATGACCCAGGTTTGGGAGCGGCTATTCCTGGGACTGACAGCGGTGTGTGCCCTGGGAACCGGGGGCTTGTTGCTGGCAATCGTCGGTGTGTTATTTGTCCAAGCGACCCCAGCCATCCGTGCCTTCGGTGGGAATTTTTTGTTAGGGCAGGTGTGGAATCCGGTGCAGGGGCAGTACGGCATTTTGCCGCAGGTGTGGGGAACGGTGCTGACGGCGGGGCTATCCTTGAGCTTGGCGGTGCCCTTGGGGGTGGGGGTGGCGATTGGGTTAACCGAGTCCTGGGCGCACATTTCCCCGGTTTGGCAGGCGGCGGCGGCGGCGGCGGTGGAGGTGTTGGCGGCGATTCCCAGTGTGGTCTATGGGCTGTGGGGGATTTTTATCCTGATTCCGGCTCTGCGAACGGCGCAAAAGTTACTGCCGCAAGTCTTCGGCGGATCAACCATTGGACCATCGGTGGGGGTCGCCACCTTAGTGTTAGCTGTAATGATTTTGCCGACGGTGGCGGCAGTGGCACGCAGTAGTTTGGCGCAGGTGCCCCAGGAGTACCGTTGGGCGGCGATGGCGGTGGGGGCGACCCGCTGGGAAACCCTGTTGGGGATTTTGCTACCGGCGGCACGGGCGGGGATTGGTGCGGGAATTTTGCTGGCTTTAGCCCGGGCGTTGGGGGAAACAATGGCGGTGACCATGCTGATTGGCAATGCCAACCGGGTGAGCACGTCCCTATGGCAAGCGGGCAGTACGATCCCCAGTTTGCTGGCAAATCAATTTGCCGAAGCCCAGGGGATGCAGGTGGCGGCGTTGATGTATGCGGCGTTGGTGCTCTTGGGGGTGACGGTGGTAGTGCAACTGGTGGCACGGATGGGGACGGGATTTTTTGCTGATTCTCATCAATGA
- a CDS encoding DUF3082 domain-containing protein: MSEPQPPLTPGRCLTGAAISGALGLAVYALTRAMVAGLTAHPIHSQNPLVLRLASLVRTVLVGGGTLAVVVLGVFTVGLVALAVQVAWSPPEG, translated from the coding sequence ATGTCTGAACCCCAACCCCCTTTGACCCCCGGACGGTGCTTGACTGGGGCGGCGATTAGCGGTGCGCTGGGGTTGGCGGTGTATGCCCTCACCCGGGCGATGGTGGCGGGGTTAACTGCCCATCCCATCCACAGTCAAAACCCCCTGGTTCTGCGTTTGGCGAGCTTGGTACGCACGGTGTTGGTGGGGGGCGGCACCCTGGCGGTGGTGGTCTTGGGGGTGTTTACCGTCGGGCTGGTTGCCTTGGCGGTGCAGGTGGCTTGGTCACCCCCGGAGGGCTAA
- a CDS encoding sigma-70 family RNA polymerase sigma factor translates to MQLPNFCECQHPLVQALQGQEDVKLLRQLQQEPEQGRAFVALFCRYALVVYALVSHAAPTGVQVDYLFATTWRYLYQQLRDLVPPEGMTSLQTWLVDRTGDWLTRVEVPAPESIHYRLPAAPPPLWCYLEEALQKLATPLRLVMLLKTIGHWSEEQIAQELALTPEQVAALIPIGQRELVTHLPADIWSIYLEGEPVDV, encoded by the coding sequence ATGCAATTGCCGAATTTTTGCGAGTGTCAACACCCGTTGGTGCAAGCGTTGCAGGGACAGGAAGATGTTAAATTATTGCGCCAGTTGCAACAGGAACCGGAACAGGGACGGGCGTTTGTGGCTTTATTTTGTCGCTATGCCTTAGTGGTATATGCCCTGGTCAGCCATGCGGCACCGACGGGGGTACAGGTGGATTATTTGTTTGCCACCACCTGGCGGTATTTGTACCAACAGTTGCGGGACTTGGTTCCCCCGGAGGGCATGACCAGTTTACAAACCTGGCTGGTGGACCGCACGGGGGATTGGTTGACCCGGGTGGAAGTTCCCGCCCCGGAGAGCATTCACTACCGCTTACCGGCGGCACCCCCACCCCTGTGGTGTTATTTGGAAGAGGCATTGCAGAAATTAGCCACGCCCCTGCGGTTGGTAATGTTATTGAAAACCATTGGGCATTGGTCGGAGGAGCAAATTGCCCAGGAATTGGCATTAACCCCGGAGCAGGTCGCCGCTTTGATTCCCATCGGTCAGCGGGAGTTGGTGACCCACCTGCCTGCGGATATTTGGTCTATCTATCTGGAAGGGGAGCCGGTGGATGTCTGA
- a CDS encoding Tic20 family protein, producing MTWRSSTTPLDRTFAALVYLIPLYDGIVYGRFLFAQFPFLTYLQYPLLPLAIVYSLIPFGLGSLLVFIALFVGVVRNEKIPHFIRFNTMQAILISIILAIVSLIYQVILQPLIRGFFAEVLFNTIFLGVLVMVGYSVVQSARGRYAEMPVISEASYLQTR from the coding sequence ATGACTTGGCGCAGTTCTACCACCCCCCTCGACCGGACTTTTGCGGCATTGGTGTACCTGATCCCCCTATATGATGGGATTGTCTATGGTCGCTTTCTGTTCGCCCAATTCCCCTTTTTAACCTATCTGCAATATCCCCTGCTTCCCTTGGCGATTGTGTACAGCTTAATTCCCTTTGGATTAGGCAGTTTATTGGTGTTTATTGCCCTGTTTGTGGGGGTAGTGCGGAATGAAAAAATCCCCCATTTCATCCGGTTTAATACCATGCAGGCAATTTTAATCAGCATTATATTAGCCATAGTTAGCCTGATTTACCAAGTTATTTTGCAACCCCTGATTCGGGGATTTTTCGCTGAAGTTTTGTTCAATACCATTTTCCTAGGGGTGTTGGTAATGGTGGGCTATAGCGTGGTGCAATCCGCCCGGGGTCGCTATGCGGAAATGCCAGTGATTTCCGAAGCCAGCTATCTACAAACCCGGTAA